In a single window of the Nitrospinota bacterium genome:
- a CDS encoding SIS domain-containing protein, with amino-acid sequence MSKILEQSGGLNDYYHSYVDYLHKLLDRLDGKSVEKVVEVFLQARKNGKTIYFVGNGGSAATASHFSQDLAEVGNKANCEGFRTLSLTDNTSFITAAGNDCGYESIFTKQMKFLFGEGDVLVGISASGNSQNVVNAVKLAKERGGVAVALVGFDGGELGKFADHVVHLQTPKGEYGPVEDAHMILDHIITSYLMCKLKSEESSGSWRF; translated from the coding sequence TTGTCAAAGATTTTGGAACAATCAGGAGGGTTGAACGATTACTACCACTCCTATGTCGATTATTTGCATAAATTGTTGGATCGGTTAGACGGCAAGTCTGTCGAAAAAGTGGTAGAGGTGTTTTTGCAAGCCAGGAAAAATGGAAAGACCATTTATTTTGTCGGCAACGGCGGCAGTGCCGCAACGGCATCTCACTTTTCCCAGGACCTTGCCGAAGTTGGCAATAAAGCCAATTGTGAAGGGTTCCGAACCCTGAGTCTGACTGACAATACGTCCTTTATTACAGCTGCGGGAAATGACTGTGGTTATGAATCGATTTTTACCAAACAGATGAAATTTCTTTTTGGTGAAGGAGATGTGCTGGTGGGGATCTCTGCCAGCGGGAATAGTCAAAACGTGGTCAACGCGGTGAAACTGGCAAAAGAACGGGGAGGGGTTGCCGTGGCCCTGGTGGGCTTCGATGGAGGCGAACTGGGGAAATTTGCTGATCACGTTGTTCATTTACAAACACCTAAAGGGGAATATGGACCTGTCGAAGACGCCCACATGATTTTGGACCATATCATTACGTCCTACCTGATGTGCAAATTGAAATCTGAAGAGAGTTCGGGTTCATGGAGGTTCTAA
- a CDS encoding glycosyltransferase family 2 protein, whose amino-acid sequence MNNSPNPKITIVLTTYRRPHLLKRAIKSVLNQTYPHFKIRVYDDASGDETEKVVSEFAKTDSRIHFHSHEKNMGWFLDNVNFGIARVDTPLWTVLSDDNLFLPNFLETAVQDLEKNPQALFCAQQVIFMTDEGKIHTVSPSNAWRSGFYTTEEGLPACIKDPSIFGGAIYRSKAIAEVGLLDRETAEVSDWDYTFRAVSRFPFVINLNPGVIFRFDTTSFSGQSQSRYTWLPWHKMLKNLTSYKGLDPTVIQSAERLLKKRLRGMLVQQGKISARAGNFKDAALAAKTLKEFFHCYRDSLYITFLNSLCRSIPTFRNALLLSNAKKSERKREMSTRNYSSYIKYEQYL is encoded by the coding sequence TTGAACAACAGCCCCAATCCAAAAATCACCATTGTTCTCACCACCTATCGCCGGCCTCATTTATTGAAGCGCGCCATTAAGAGTGTTCTCAATCAGACCTACCCTCATTTTAAGATCCGGGTTTACGATGACGCTTCTGGAGACGAAACAGAAAAGGTTGTCTCGGAATTTGCTAAGACCGATTCACGGATCCATTTCCACTCTCATGAAAAAAACATGGGCTGGTTCCTTGATAATGTGAATTTTGGTATAGCCCGTGTGGATACGCCACTGTGGACTGTATTGTCCGATGACAATCTTTTTCTTCCAAACTTTCTCGAGACAGCCGTTCAAGACCTTGAGAAAAATCCTCAAGCCCTATTTTGTGCCCAGCAGGTAATTTTTATGACTGACGAGGGGAAAATTCATACGGTGAGTCCATCTAACGCTTGGCGTTCTGGATTTTATACCACCGAGGAGGGGTTACCGGCATGTATAAAAGACCCATCGATCTTTGGAGGCGCAATATATCGGAGCAAGGCAATCGCAGAGGTGGGGTTGCTTGATCGGGAAACAGCCGAGGTCTCGGACTGGGATTATACCTTCCGGGCAGTTTCCCGGTTCCCGTTTGTCATCAATCTTAACCCGGGTGTTATCTTTCGCTTCGATACCACCAGCTTTTCAGGTCAAAGCCAAAGCCGCTACACCTGGCTCCCCTGGCACAAGATGTTGAAAAATCTGACCAGCTACAAAGGGCTTGACCCCACTGTTATTCAATCCGCTGAGAGACTACTTAAAAAACGTTTGCGGGGAATGCTGGTCCAGCAAGGAAAAATTTCAGCAAGGGCGGGCAATTTCAAAGACGCCGCTTTGGCCGCCAAGACATTGAAAGAATTTTTCCACTGTTACCGAGATTCTCTGTATATAACGTTTTTGAATAGCTTGTGCAGAAGCATTCCCACCTTCCGAAATGCTCTTCTATTATCGAATGCAAAAAAGTCGGAAAGAAAACGGGAAATGAGTACCCGCAACTATTCCAGTTATATAAAATACGAACAATATCTATAA
- a CDS encoding CDGSH iron-sulfur domain-containing protein — MAYENFPNYVEETEGIKYYCTCGESANKPYCDGSHETKGTGKSPKEHVMQEAKRVAICDCGHTSKSPFCDGSHSKL; from the coding sequence ATGGCTTACGAGAATTTTCCCAATTATGTCGAAGAAACTGAAGGAATAAAGTATTACTGCACCTGCGGTGAGTCCGCAAATAAACCCTATTGTGATGGCTCGCATGAAACCAAGGGAACGGGGAAATCCCCCAAGGAACATGTGATGCAAGAAGCCAAACGGGTAGCCATCTGCGACTGCGGCCATACCAGCAAGTCGCCTTTCTGCGACGGGTCTCACTCGAAATTGTAA
- a CDS encoding glycosyltransferase family 2 protein: protein MKKVSAIIVNWNGKNETADCIQSLLDQDYSDLEIIVSDNGSTDGSIDFLRERFSSSIRLLENGRNLGFGTAVNRGLEEASGEYLIFLNNDLVLESASIGKLVELLESNDEIGAAVPKILYYEKRNTFNSFGVGIHFTGIACPDKIDQIDDQELNRTETACGGIFMFPRKVYETVGGFDEDLFLYHEDHDLSWRIRLAGWKIMATPEAVLYHHYKFNKGIRKFYYSEKNRLHILIKNLEWKTLVLILPALLIIESAQWVHAILHGWLHLKLKSYFELIALLPRILKKRKIIQTLRRVPDREIIRLYRGQLAVAGMNDPLMKYLLSPVLNAYWACVRGWI, encoded by the coding sequence ATGAAAAAAGTTTCCGCCATCATCGTGAACTGGAATGGAAAAAATGAAACGGCGGACTGCATCCAATCGCTGTTGGATCAGGATTATTCCGATCTGGAAATCATCGTCAGCGACAACGGATCGACCGACGGGTCCATTGACTTTTTGCGGGAACGGTTTTCATCATCGATCCGCCTGTTGGAGAATGGCAGGAATCTCGGCTTTGGCACGGCGGTCAACCGCGGCCTGGAAGAAGCTTCAGGGGAATATCTCATTTTCCTGAATAACGACCTGGTCCTCGAATCTGCGAGCATCGGCAAACTGGTTGAGCTTCTAGAATCGAATGACGAAATCGGAGCCGCCGTTCCCAAAATCCTTTATTACGAAAAACGCAACACCTTCAATTCCTTCGGCGTCGGGATTCACTTCACCGGAATCGCCTGCCCCGACAAAATAGACCAAATTGATGATCAAGAATTGAACCGGACCGAAACCGCCTGTGGCGGCATCTTCATGTTTCCTCGCAAGGTATACGAAACCGTCGGCGGGTTCGATGAAGATCTTTTTCTTTACCACGAAGATCACGATTTATCCTGGCGCATACGGCTGGCGGGTTGGAAAATCATGGCCACACCTGAAGCGGTTCTTTACCACCATTACAAGTTTAATAAAGGCATCCGAAAATTTTATTACTCAGAAAAAAACCGGCTGCACATTCTGATAAAAAACCTTGAGTGGAAGACACTCGTCCTGATCCTTCCCGCCCTGTTGATTATAGAATCCGCCCAATGGGTCCATGCGATCCTGCACGGGTGGTTGCATTTGAAACTAAAAAGCTATTTTGAATTGATAGCGCTTCTGCCCCGCATCCTCAAAAAAAGAAAAATAATACAAACCCTCCGGAGGGTTCCTGACAGGGAAATCATCAGGCTTTACCGGGGCCAGCTGGCGGTGGCCGGAATGAATGATCCACTGATGAAATATTTATTGAGCCCGGTTCTTAACGCATACTGGGCTTGCGTTCGGGGCTGGATATAG
- a CDS encoding glycosyltransferase family 4 protein, producing the protein MKITFLLPHVRLSGGVKALLEYANRIYAMGHEVHIIIPAESHKWYRFGKKLKSLGQQPTILNPKSIDWFDNQVPITTLPSNNAGFIPPADVLIASAWQTAEFAAKLPRETGKKIYFIQHYESLWMRDKKRAEQTYRLPFQKIVISNWLKQILADNFQQEAEVLVTPVDRNLFFCKEKVWNTPPRVCLMHHDYDWKGYKEGIAAIKQVRSQNRKLDLVVFGEKVKDPQELFRETGFEFEYHYRPTRDQVARILSSCDIYLCPSWHEGLGMPPMEAMACRCALVTTDTGGCRDYAIHGETALVSPPKDIEALADNLTAVIDDKQLMTRLSENGEKKIRELDWEENCQRLINLFKSH; encoded by the coding sequence ATGAAAATAACTTTCCTGCTCCCTCACGTCCGGCTCAGCGGCGGCGTCAAGGCCCTGCTGGAGTATGCCAATCGAATTTACGCGATGGGCCACGAAGTGCATATTATTATTCCCGCTGAATCCCACAAATGGTACCGCTTCGGCAAAAAATTAAAGTCGCTGGGGCAACAACCAACTATTTTGAATCCGAAATCTATCGACTGGTTCGACAATCAAGTGCCGATCACCACCCTTCCCAGCAACAACGCCGGGTTTATCCCCCCTGCTGACGTCCTGATCGCCAGCGCATGGCAGACGGCGGAGTTTGCCGCCAAGCTCCCCAGAGAAACGGGTAAAAAAATTTACTTTATACAGCATTATGAAAGCCTGTGGATGCGGGATAAAAAACGCGCCGAACAAACATATCGTCTGCCTTTTCAAAAGATCGTCATTTCAAATTGGTTAAAACAAATTTTAGCGGACAACTTTCAACAGGAAGCTGAAGTTTTGGTCACCCCCGTTGACAGGAATCTTTTCTTCTGCAAAGAAAAAGTTTGGAACACGCCTCCCAGAGTCTGCCTGATGCACCACGACTATGACTGGAAAGGATACAAGGAAGGAATCGCCGCCATCAAACAAGTCCGGTCGCAGAACCGGAAGCTCGACCTGGTGGTTTTTGGCGAAAAAGTGAAAGACCCTCAGGAACTGTTTCGGGAAACAGGGTTCGAGTTTGAATACCATTACCGCCCAACGAGAGATCAAGTGGCTCGCATCCTTTCATCCTGCGACATCTATCTTTGCCCAAGCTGGCATGAGGGCCTTGGAATGCCGCCGATGGAAGCCATGGCTTGCCGCTGCGCCTTAGTAACAACAGATACCGGAGGTTGCAGAGATTATGCGATCCACGGAGAAACCGCCCTCGTATCTCCCCCCAAAGACATTGAGGCGCTGGCTGACAATTTGACCGCCGTCATTGACGATAAACAATTAATGACACGGCTTTCTGAAAACGGCGAAAAAAAAATCAGGGAACTCGACTGGGAAGAAAACTGCCAGCGCTTGATCAATTTATTTAAGTCCCATTAA
- a CDS encoding WxcM-like domain-containing protein, whose translation MKGIQVQDLDKKSDERGWLIEVLGDELHGESKPFGQIHVSVAYPGKVRGNHYHQRKTEWFSVPSGTGLLLLKDLATGEEEQILMGENTLKTVKITPGIVHAIKNNGRNDMVLIVYTDETFDPADPDTFYQKILE comes from the coding sequence ATGAAAGGCATCCAGGTTCAGGATCTGGACAAGAAATCCGACGAAAGAGGCTGGCTGATCGAAGTGCTGGGCGATGAATTGCACGGGGAGAGCAAACCCTTCGGGCAAATCCACGTTTCCGTGGCCTATCCCGGAAAAGTCCGCGGCAACCATTATCACCAGCGAAAAACCGAATGGTTTTCCGTTCCCAGCGGCACGGGACTGCTCCTGCTCAAGGATCTGGCAACCGGCGAAGAGGAACAAATCCTCATGGGAGAAAATACGTTAAAAACGGTCAAGATCACCCCCGGCATCGTCCACGCCATCAAAAATAATGGTCGCAATGACATGGTGCTCATCGTCTACACCGATGAAACGTTCGACCCTGCCGACCCGGACACGTTTTACCAGAAAATACTGGAGTGA
- a CDS encoding NAD(P)-dependent oxidoreductase, translated as MRIGVTGASGFIGGHLTNALQALPGIHVSALVRTRKNSPPTLKDLKNFVADKDVIYHLAGVNRGSDEDILQGNILGTLHLLLAIKTHGSPQTRIVFASSSQVYQQGKENDLIKESRATEPESLYGVSKKTAEDLIRLSGLDHLILRLSNVYGPGCRPNYNSVIATFCDRTVRGLPLIIDGDGRQGRDFIFIDDVVQAMILAGTGKQFKKRAVYNISSGRVSSLRQVIGNIKRAGENVNVEYQKTEGGYSYGCDSSSFQKNYQWKPTTSLAAGIKDTLRGFREGRNS; from the coding sequence ATGCGTATTGGCGTAACCGGCGCCTCCGGCTTCATCGGCGGCCATTTGACGAACGCATTGCAAGCTCTCCCCGGTATCCACGTATCTGCCCTTGTCAGAACGCGGAAAAACTCTCCACCTACCCTAAAAGATCTAAAAAATTTCGTTGCCGATAAAGATGTAATTTATCATCTGGCCGGGGTCAACCGCGGATCGGATGAGGACATTCTGCAAGGAAATATTCTGGGGACACTGCATCTTTTGCTGGCCATCAAAACTCATGGCTCCCCGCAAACGCGAATCGTTTTCGCCTCCTCCTCGCAGGTGTATCAACAGGGAAAAGAAAATGACCTGATCAAGGAATCGCGTGCGACGGAACCGGAATCCCTGTATGGTGTCAGTAAAAAAACGGCGGAGGATTTAATCCGGTTATCGGGTTTGGATCACCTCATTCTAAGACTTTCCAACGTCTATGGTCCGGGTTGCCGCCCGAATTACAACTCGGTCATTGCCACCTTCTGCGACCGCACAGTGAGGGGTCTGCCCCTGATCATCGATGGTGATGGCAGGCAAGGTCGGGACTTCATTTTCATCGATGATGTGGTCCAGGCGATGATACTGGCAGGCACCGGGAAACAATTTAAAAAAAGAGCGGTTTACAATATCAGTTCCGGCAGGGTATCTTCATTGCGACAGGTGATTGGCAATATCAAACGCGCCGGAGAAAACGTGAACGTCGAATATCAGAAAACTGAGGGCGGATATTCCTATGGCTGTGACTCTTCCAGTTTTCAAAAAAACTACCAATGGAAACCCACAACTTCTTTAGCGGCGGGAATCAAAGATACCCTGCGCGGCTTCAGGGAAGGACGGAACTCATGA
- a CDS encoding GDP-mannose 4,6-dehydratase, which produces MKALVTGGAGFIGRWLVKKLLEENFEVWVLDNLENGLESNLAEFHNHPLLKGIVYEDVLNQKALHSIFQFKPDIVYHLAAQINVHESLEIPSKAYEINIKGTYNLLEECRALGSKVMLMGTCMVYDMAGSHKPINEDHPLKPTSPYAASKLSAEILAQSYYYSYGLPVVTCRPFNTYGPYQKYNLEGGVVSIFVRQVLNGEGLEIFGDGTQTRDLLYVEDCVDFVYAASRCEQALGQVINAGSGTDISILDLARMICPDENKIKLVEHRHPQSEIPKLLCDYSKARSMLGWEPKVDLKSGIEKLKKQLQEICVLA; this is translated from the coding sequence ATGAAAGCTCTGGTTACAGGCGGTGCCGGGTTCATCGGCAGATGGCTGGTCAAAAAACTGCTGGAAGAAAATTTCGAGGTCTGGGTTCTCGATAACCTTGAAAACGGACTGGAAAGCAATCTCGCGGAATTTCATAATCATCCGTTGCTGAAAGGCATCGTTTACGAGGATGTGCTCAACCAGAAAGCGCTGCACTCGATCTTTCAATTCAAACCCGACATCGTCTACCATCTGGCCGCGCAGATCAACGTTCACGAAAGCCTGGAAATCCCGAGCAAGGCGTACGAGATAAACATCAAGGGTACCTACAACCTGCTGGAAGAATGCCGCGCGTTAGGGTCCAAGGTCATGCTCATGGGAACCTGCATGGTTTACGACATGGCGGGAAGCCACAAACCGATCAACGAAGACCATCCCCTCAAACCGACTTCTCCCTACGCCGCGTCCAAGCTGTCGGCGGAGATTCTGGCGCAGTCCTATTATTACAGCTACGGACTGCCGGTTGTAACCTGCCGTCCCTTCAACACCTATGGCCCCTATCAGAAATACAATCTGGAAGGCGGCGTGGTCTCTATTTTCGTCCGGCAGGTATTGAATGGAGAGGGCCTCGAAATTTTTGGCGATGGCACGCAAACCCGGGACCTGCTCTACGTGGAGGACTGCGTGGATTTTGTTTATGCCGCCTCGCGCTGTGAACAGGCGCTGGGGCAGGTGATCAACGCCGGTTCGGGAACCGACATTTCCATTCTCGACCTGGCCCGCATGATCTGCCCGGACGAAAATAAAATCAAATTGGTAGAACACCGTCACCCGCAATCCGAAATTCCCAAACTGCTGTGCGATTATTCCAAGGCCCGGTCGATGCTGGGCTGGGAACCTAAAGTCGACCTAAAATCCGGCATCGAAAAATTGAAAAAACAGCTTCAGGAAATATGCGTATTGGCGTAA
- a CDS encoding GDP-mannose 4,6-dehydratase translates to MRVLITGAAGLYGIHLVDALVRRPDISSIIGVDDFSRQFFQEDPFIKSEGFDKKFTLIRKKFYDLTIEELDEMDLDVIVHLAAHISIPESMEQANEYFKNNEWGTFRLMQTLVRTKSWPLIIYASSPEVYGNPIYTPMDINHPMLPRSIYAVTKLAAEKHCKAMHEWYKYPVVVIRNFNTFGENQDISDHSGVISKFIRDALNNRPIIIHDSGEQTRDFQYVEDAVRAYSLVITKDKRFSGDVFNIGTNKQTSIKNLAHMIKELTGSSSIIDNQPGRSADLMSLEADYSIIHQKTGWEPKVSLQDGLERTIRWYRQLI, encoded by the coding sequence ATGAGAGTCTTGATCACAGGTGCCGCTGGATTGTACGGCATCCATCTGGTAGACGCTCTGGTCCGCCGTCCAGATATCTCCAGCATCATTGGAGTGGACGATTTTTCGCGCCAGTTTTTCCAGGAAGATCCGTTCATCAAGTCGGAAGGGTTTGATAAAAAGTTCACCCTCATCCGCAAGAAATTTTACGATCTGACCATCGAGGAACTGGACGAGATGGATCTGGATGTGATCGTGCACCTGGCGGCGCATATCTCGATCCCCGAGTCGATGGAGCAGGCCAACGAATACTTCAAAAACAACGAGTGGGGAACCTTCCGCCTGATGCAGACCCTCGTCCGCACCAAGAGCTGGCCCCTGATTATTTACGCGTCCTCCCCTGAAGTGTACGGCAACCCCATCTACACGCCGATGGACATCAACCACCCCATGTTGCCGCGCAGTATTTACGCGGTCACCAAGCTGGCGGCGGAAAAACATTGCAAGGCCATGCACGAGTGGTATAAATACCCTGTTGTCGTGATTCGCAATTTCAATACCTTTGGCGAAAATCAGGACATCTCCGATCATTCCGGGGTCATCTCCAAATTTATTCGCGACGCCCTGAACAACCGGCCCATCATCATCCACGACAGCGGCGAGCAGACGCGCGATTTCCAATACGTCGAGGATGCGGTGCGTGCCTATTCGCTGGTCATCACCAAGGACAAACGGTTTTCCGGCGATGTATTCAACATCGGCACCAACAAACAAACCTCGATCAAGAATCTGGCTCACATGATCAAAGAACTCACCGGGTCCAGTTCAATCATCGACAATCAACCGGGCCGCTCAGCGGATTTGATGTCTCTGGAGGCCGATTATTCCATCATTCACCAAAAAACCGGATGGGAACCGAAGGTCAGTCTGCAAGACGGCCTCGAACGCACCATCAGGTGGTACAGGCAATTGATATGA
- a CDS encoding carotenoid 1,2-hydratase, with amino-acid sequence MHRTDKKSKLIIILLVLLAFSRWTEAHAEEPPQFRKVLPGYEYQFPRDYFSHDDFRIEWWYYTGNLESAEGQRFGYQVTFFRVGLEGTKKIVNPSEWKVDQVYFAHMTVSDIDGRKFHFYERINRKGMNNAGAKSDRFLVWNEDWVLTERNEAHRLQAIEAGTGVDLKLMPGKPMVFHGEGGISRKGERAGNASHYFSYPRMQTTGKIFIAGKEVQVTGTSWMDREFSSDPLNPKLVGWDWFSLKLDNDTEIMLYQLRQKDGGVDPFSSGTLIAADGVSRHLQKDKFSVEVTGDWTSKKTQTTYPAGWIITLADSKTRLTVQPDLADQELTNLRSISGSYWEGSVSIEGTLEGQPVKGKGYVELVGYETPLKQELPE; translated from the coding sequence ATGCATCGGACGGATAAAAAATCAAAATTAATAATAATCCTGCTGGTTTTATTGGCTTTCAGCCGCTGGACCGAAGCCCACGCAGAGGAACCGCCGCAATTTCGCAAGGTTTTGCCCGGTTATGAGTATCAATTTCCGCGCGACTATTTTTCTCACGACGATTTCCGCATCGAATGGTGGTATTACACCGGCAACCTTGAATCTGCCGAGGGCCAGCGCTTTGGCTACCAGGTCACTTTTTTCCGAGTCGGTCTCGAGGGGACGAAAAAAATCGTCAACCCTTCCGAATGGAAAGTGGATCAGGTCTATTTCGCGCACATGACAGTCTCCGACATCGATGGCAGGAAATTTCATTTCTATGAGCGCATAAATCGCAAGGGGATGAATAACGCCGGAGCCAAATCAGATCGGTTTCTGGTGTGGAACGAAGACTGGGTGCTCACGGAGCGCAATGAGGCGCATCGCTTGCAAGCCATCGAAGCCGGGACGGGGGTGGATTTAAAACTGATGCCTGGCAAGCCGATGGTTTTTCACGGGGAGGGCGGCATCAGCAGAAAGGGTGAGCGGGCCGGAAACGCCTCGCATTATTTTTCTTATCCGCGCATGCAGACGACTGGAAAAATCTTCATCGCAGGCAAAGAGGTTCAGGTCACTGGAACCAGCTGGATGGATCGGGAATTCTCCAGCGACCCGCTGAACCCGAAACTGGTGGGCTGGGACTGGTTTTCACTGAAACTCGATAACGACACCGAGATCATGCTGTATCAATTGCGCCAGAAGGACGGCGGGGTCGATCCATTTTCCAGCGGGACGCTGATTGCAGCCGATGGCGTTTCCCGTCATCTGCAAAAAGATAAATTCTCGGTCGAAGTCACGGGAGACTGGACCAGTAAAAAAACGCAAACCACTTATCCTGCAGGTTGGATCATCACACTTGCCGATTCTAAAACGCGACTCACCGTCCAACCGGATTTAGCCGATCAAGAGCTTACCAATTTGCGTTCCATTTCAGGGTCGTACTGGGAAGGCAGTGTTTCCATCGAAGGCACGCTTGAGGGCCAGCCGGTCAAGGGCAAAGGCTACGTCGAGCTGGTGGGCTACGAAACACCGCTCAAACAGGAATTGCCAGAGTGA
- a CDS encoding arginine deiminase family protein, with protein sequence MSLVTALVRKPGPDFTHALSRHPKKHQIDTQLACEQHLSYTEALKQAGVQVVALEPLADFPDSPFVEDTAVIFERQAIICSMQAETRRGETPSVAEVLRNYRTIQHLAPPATVDGGDVLVTPDTVFVGQSSRTNKEAVAALAALCGKLCLPVAVKRGLHLKSAVSFLGGNLLVIDPASVDASPFKSFDWIEVEEKERYATNCLRLGEFVLMPAGYPKVANQIRSHGFKTLELEMSEFEKADGAITCLSLIIPEQIA encoded by the coding sequence ATGTCTTTAGTCACGGCTCTCGTTAGAAAACCCGGCCCCGATTTCACCCATGCCCTGTCCCGCCACCCAAAAAAACACCAGATCGACACTCAACTCGCCTGCGAACAACATCTCAGCTATACAGAAGCTTTAAAGCAGGCGGGAGTGCAGGTCGTAGCTCTCGAACCCCTGGCCGATTTCCCGGACAGCCCTTTCGTTGAAGACACTGCCGTTATCTTCGAGCGCCAAGCGATCATCTGTTCGATGCAAGCAGAAACCCGGCGCGGAGAAACACCCTCCGTTGCCGAAGTGCTTAGAAATTACCGGACGATCCAGCATCTTGCGCCACCTGCCACCGTAGATGGCGGCGATGTTCTTGTAACCCCCGACACAGTGTTCGTCGGGCAGTCCAGCAGAACCAACAAAGAAGCCGTCGCAGCTCTTGCCGCTTTATGCGGAAAACTCTGCCTGCCGGTCGCTGTCAAACGCGGATTGCATTTGAAAAGTGCGGTGAGTTTTTTGGGCGGAAACCTTCTGGTCATCGACCCTGCCAGTGTCGATGCGTCCCCGTTCAAAAGTTTCGACTGGATCGAGGTGGAGGAAAAAGAACGCTACGCGACCAATTGCCTGCGGCTGGGAGAATTCGTGCTCATGCCTGCCGGATATCCTAAAGTTGCGAACCAAATCCGCAGTCACGGATTTAAAACTCTGGAACTGGAAATGAGCGAGTTTGAGAAAGCCGATGGCGCTATCACTTGTCTCAGCCTTATCATTCCCGAACAAATTGCTTAA
- a CDS encoding gamma-glutamylcyclotransferase, producing the protein MTDIINFFAYAELMNEDYFRKQGLDYVDKLSVTLSGQRVVFNKIPSDENAPEGLGLSNIEPTPDNAGMAIGIMYEMDDKYLPRLDEIHQAPQEYQRKVMRFNKHDFAMVNGFLYIARPEKINHSLKPDKATMKILRNAKKSVPMLYFSRLMGTKTID; encoded by the coding sequence ATGACAGATATAATAAATTTTTTCGCTTACGCGGAATTGATGAACGAAGATTACTTCAGGAAGCAGGGATTGGACTATGTTGACAAGTTATCCGTCACCCTTTCAGGGCAGAGGGTCGTGTTTAATAAAATCCCCAGTGATGAAAACGCTCCTGAAGGATTGGGTTTATCCAATATAGAGCCTACCCCGGACAATGCGGGAATGGCTATCGGGATCATGTACGAAATGGATGACAAGTATCTTCCACGGTTGGATGAAATTCATCAGGCGCCTCAGGAATACCAACGCAAAGTCATGCGCTTCAACAAACACGATTTTGCCATGGTGAACGGTTTTCTTTACATTGCCCGCCCTGAAAAAATCAACCACAGTCTCAAACCCGATAAAGCCACGATGAAAATTCTTAGAAATGCGAAAAAAAGCGTCCCCATGCTGTATTTTTCCCGGCTCATGGGCACTAAAACCATTGATTGA
- the trxA gene encoding thioredoxin: MSSGKVVAVSDAEFETSVIQNGKPVIVDFWAEWCQPCKMLAPTVEEIANEYEDQILVTKLNVDDNPATATKYGIRGIPTLLFFKDGQVAQQIVGVKTKAEIKKIIEENLLS, from the coding sequence ATGTCATCCGGAAAAGTCGTGGCCGTATCTGACGCTGAATTTGAAACGTCAGTGATTCAGAATGGCAAACCCGTCATTGTGGATTTCTGGGCCGAATGGTGCCAGCCTTGCAAAATGCTCGCTCCCACGGTGGAAGAAATTGCCAATGAGTATGAAGATCAGATTCTGGTGACTAAATTAAACGTCGATGACAACCCTGCCACGGCCACCAAATACGGAATTCGCGGTATTCCTACGTTGTTGTTTTTTAAAGACGGTCAGGTAGCTCAGCAAATTGTAGGCGTTAAGACCAAAGCAGAGATCAAAAAAATCATCGAAGAAAACCTGTTGTCCTGA